The stretch of DNA AAGCCATTTGTCTCTgggcatgcatgtatgtgtgtttttcagGAGAGAAGGGTCCGTGTAACCCATTGGATTATGTCAGGATTTAAGAGCACAAGTCTGTAGGGAATTTTGGTTTTAAGAACAATGTCACCTAAAATTTAGTGTGTCAACAATGAACCCACAACTGTGTTTCCCTCTTTGGCATTATTTTCTCTTCCACTCCCAGTGTTCTGGGCCCAGTTACAGGAATTCTGTCTCAGGTGCCAAGTATCTTTGCAGCTCTGGTGCCCGGCACCGTGCGTGTTGGTTGAGGGAAACCACACTTTTGCCAGTTTTCTCTCTCCAGCCTGACGTGGCTTCTTGAGCTCATGGCACATGCAGACTCGGCCAGACCCTCAGGGTCCCTCCTGCTCTGCTTCCAGCCTTTCTCCTTTGTTTAGCACTTGCACCATGATGTACCGACTTGCACCACTTGCAGGCCCACCTCTTCCCTTCCCGGCCCTTTTCTGTTGGTGTGTCAGAGTCTCCCTTTTGCCATAAGCAGTCCCGTCTCCactggccctgcccctgcaggcTTCATCCCTTTCCTTGGTGGCTCCACTCCTGGGTCTCTGCGGTAGGTTCACTTCTGGTGCTGCCTGCCATCCCGCCTCTTGTCGGGCCCCACCTTGTGCCCCACCCTCCACAGATGCACTTCTCACCACCTTGGGCTACGCCCCCACAGCTGGGCGCCCCCAGCCACAGTCTTGCCTGGGGCTGCCCCATGTGGCCTGGCCTGTGCAGGCTCCTCTGTCCTTGTTCACCTTGAGGCCCCTCTGCCTTTCccacttctctcttctctgccctgTCCTCCGAGTCCTTCGGAAATCAGCCTCTGCTGCTTTTGGTAACACTTGAACATGACTTTTCGGTGTTTTCCTTGGATTGCAGCAAATTATGTCTTTGTCCTCCCCAGTACTTTGTCTTCCTAAATATCTCAAGGGGAACAGCTGTCTTCCTCACGCCTGTACGCCTCAGGACCCAGTTTCAGGAAGTAGCAGATAGTCATtaggtgtttgttgaatgaatgagactCTTTTACCTTCAGTGCTCTGTTTATTTGAATTCAAATGTTCGTGCCATTTGATGAAGTCTCTTTCACTTATCAGTGAAGTGTATCTCCCAGCTTACTTTTGAAGCTCTtctaaactttattaaaaaaaattgactgtGTGCTTTCTGTATATACTGTTACTGATTACATcggtgctgggagggtggggtgtgcTCAGGGAGGACAAGGCTGACCTGACCCTGTCCTTGGAGGCTTTACAGTCAGTCATGTCAGTTCTCTAACTTTGTGGTTTGGGACCCCTTTCTGCTCTTACAAATTATGAGGACCCCAAGgagctttcatttatttaggctatttattaacatttagtgtattagaaattaaaactgaggaattttttaaaaaattaaaattcatttaaaaaataacaagaaaccCATTACATGTTAATAGAAATAACGttttcggccgggcgtggtggctcacacctgtaatcctaacactctgggaggccgaggcggtaggatcgctcaagctcaggagttcaaaaccagcctgagcaagagtgagaccccatctctactaaaaatagaaattatttgtacccctataatatgataaaataaaataaaaaataaaaatagaaattaattagccaactaaaaatatatagaaaaaaactggccaggcatggtggcgcatgcctgtagtcccagctgtaaTCCCAGtcccttgggaggctgaggcaggattgcttgagcccaggagtttgaggttgctgtgagctaggctgatgccacagcactctagcccaggcaacagagtgagactgtctcaataaaaaaagaaagaacgttttaatgagaaataactacattttctaaaacacaaataattaGTGAGAAtagcattgttttatgtttttgtaaatCTCTTATATGTCTGGTTCATTAGAAGAGTCCTGGATATTTAATCTGTTGTGATGttttggagagagggagggagcatgTGGAAAATTGGCCTGACACAGATACCTAGTAGTTGGAAAAGAGAGGGGAgggtattttaatagcctttttaGAAAACCCTGGATATTCTGATACTCCATCAGAACTCAACAGGGGGCAGTTTCTGAAAGGTtagttgcaatgtggaatctgaaactgTATCAGTGAACTTTTCATACTGTTACATTAAAAGTCGTCAGTCTGTCTTGCCCTTTGAATAGCTCATTTCCTCAAGCATGATGTTGTAACATTGTGctttggtcatttggaaaatactggcTTCCTGAGTTAGgcagattttctaaattttggcACATGACATTATACaatgtttttgtaaaaatcaCATTGGTTAGTATTACCACTGATCTGGTCAGAAAAGTCTTTCAGTATTGGGAAGCCATCCATTTTCTGGGGGCTCGTTGAGTTTTCCAAAagtctaatttttataaaaaactcaaaattttcAGCTGCTGTTGACTTGGAGTtaaccacacatacacatacaattaaaacaattttttaaaatactgcaaTAAATCttgaattttgtcatttgcaacaaatGCCAtcaattatttttgtagaaatgacaGGCATGCCTCTTCACGAAAATATGCCAATACCTACAGGGTTTTTATCagtcattctttcaagtaaaatgCTCTGTGTAGAAGGTGGCCAGGTCTGCTCACAGCTTAGTCACAAGTGCCTTTCCTTCAGTAACCGTCGTCCTTCAGTGTGCAGACGTGCTTGGTGCACGCTTCCTATTTTGACACAGAATGTGAAAAGGGTATGTACTCAAGGGTCTAggttttcataaaattaataatttctgctGCTTCATTAAAgacattcttttttgtgtgtgtgagacagagtcttgctttgttgcccaggctagagtgagtgccctggcgtcagcctagctcacagcaagctcagactcctgggctcaagcgatcctgctgcctcagcctcccgagtagctgggactacaggcatgcgccaccatgcccggctcattttttctatatatattagttgcccaattaatttctttttatttatagtagagacagggtctcgctcttgctcaggctggttttgaactcctgacctcgagcaatccacccacttcggcctcccagagtgctaggtaaaaacattcttaaatgaAAGTGGCCATGAGTCAGCCCCTGACTGCTGGCACACAAGAAGGCCCTGCCTTGACAGGTGCTAAGGGGCCTGCAGTTTCTCCCACCAATAGCAACACCGTGCAAAAGGCAAGTAATGTCTTACTGCTATTCTGAAGATAGTTTTGACCTCATAGACCTCTCTGTAAAGGTCTTGGAGACCCCAGAGTCTGTGGGCTATGCTTTGACCCACTAGTGAGGTGCAGCCTCAGCCCCAAGTggtcctgggctgggcacacaccCAGCTCCTGCAGGTCTTTTCCAAATGTgaggcctttcctgacctccACGTTTAACTGATCTCCTcttgcctccctcccctggccctggccctcatCTCCATCTAGCGTGCTCTGTCTTTATTTTGTCTGCCTCCCTTCCTCCGCTAAACTGTAAGCTCAGGGTGGCGGGGAGATTTCAAGCTGTCGTGTTCAttgctgtattcccagcacttagcACGGTGTCTGGTACATCGAGGTCGTAGCCTGAGAAGTATTtgaatgagtgagtgactgaATGTGCCTGGGCCAGTTTTCTGACGTCTCCTGACAGGCCCCGGGTCTGTCCTTCCCGCCCTGGCTGACCTGTCTGTGCTCTTCCGGCTCCCAGCCAGTGCTGCCCCACACCGCTGTGTGCCTCGTGTGTGGCGAGGCGGGGAAGGAAGACAcagtggaagaggaagaaggcaagTTTAACCTCATGCTCATGGAGTGCTCCATCTGCAATGAAATCATCCACCCTGGATGCCTTAAGGTGAGCAGCCCCTGGGGGCCCTGGCTGTGCTGCTTgacaccccaccccagggcctccGGTGGTGCTGACGCCAAGGGGTGGGGTAAGGCTCCCTCCCTGGATGCTGCTGCTGAGGCGGTGGGACCCACGTGGCATGGTAATTCCTCGGGAACCTCAGTCTGGGTGCTCTTGTATGTGGAGTCATGAGCCCAGGACAGGAAGGTTCTGGAGCAGCTCAGACGCCCAGTGTCTTTGAGGGAAGGAACATATGCCACGCCCGGGACATCAGAGCCGTGGAGGGTTCCCAGAGTCTCAGCAGACAGAAGACATGGGCAGCTTGTTTGCACTTGGGCCAGAGGGAGAGGCTCCAGGTGGCCGGGCTGCTGGCTGGAGTCCTGGCTCTGGGCTCCCAGGAGCAcagggcctgggccagggagggcagggtcTGAGACAACAGGTGGTTGCATTCTTGTTCCTTTGCGGCAGGAACCTGTTCCCTTGGTGTGCCCGGGGCAGAGCTACCTTCTCCTGGGTGATGGCTGTGCTGTGCCCATGGGCCCCGGTGTCAGAGCCtgcctgtctgtgtgtgttttacaGAGACCTGGGGGCCTGCCCAGAATGATATTTCAGCTGCGTGGCAACCACTTTCCCTCAGCAGTGGCCGTGGGAGTTCATTTTGACCCTCACTGCCCCATCACACTCGCACACAAACACACCACTCCAGAGGGCGGGTGCTGTCATTGCCTTGGCTTGGGAGTCAGCCCTTCCCTCTTGTTTCAATTGCTTGGTTATTTCTGTCTTTCCAAGTTCATGTGCTCTGTGTGGGCGGGGACTGCCATGTCTGACAGGATCATTCACACCTAGCACCCAGTAGAGTACTCTGGAAGGTCCTTtgtgtgtgccaggctctgagctCATGGCTTTACCTGGGTCATCTCACTGAATTTTTGCAAACCACCTGTGAGATAGGTACGTTGACTCCATTTTATGGACAAGGGCACTGGCCCCGCAGAGACTGTcactgggaggcagagagagactcAGCATTTGAACTTGGCCAGACTCCTGAGCCACCTGTCTCCACCAGCTCTTTGCAGCTCTTATTCTTTAGGCTGGAGACCGGGTAGACATGGCACCAGGAAGGAGGTGTTGATGTTTCTGGCAGACGCCTTCAGAGACCCTGTGCCCAGGaggccccttccctctgcccttccctgctTGCTGAGTCTCGGTGTGTCCCTCACAGATTAAGGAGTCAGAGGGTGTGGTCAACGACGAGCTTCCAAACTGCTGGGAGTGTCCGAAGTGTAACCACGCCGGCAAGACCGGGAAAGTGAGTGCCGGGCTCCAAGTCCCAGGGTCAGCCGGGAGCGGGGCGGGCCTGGGCCTTGCCAGGACCAGCCTCGCCCTGAGCGTCAGGCAGGTGGGGCGCTGTGGTCCTGGGGCGGGCAGGGCACGGCCAAAGATATACAGTTGGTttgttccttctctctttttggcCTACAAGCAAAAGCGTGGCCCTGGCTTTAAGTACGCCTCAAATCTGCCCGGCTCCCTGCTCAAGGAGCAGAAGATGAACCGGGACATCAAGGACGGGCAGGAGCCTGCCAAGCGGAGGGGCGAGTGTGAGGAGGCTCCCCGGCGCAGGTCGGACGAGCACCCCAAGAAGGTGCCCCCGGATGGCATCCTGCGCAGAAAGTCTGACGATGTGCACCTGAGGAGGAAGCGGAAATATGAGAAGCCCCAAGAGCTGAGTGGCCGCAAGCGAGTAcggacagggaggggctgggtggcCGAGGGGGTGGCCGGGCTGGTCCtgggggcgggggttgggggccGGGATGGGCCTCTTGCTGCCTGGAGCAGGTCACCTAAGTCCTGAGAGCCCGGCccaagggaaggaggggaaaccAGCAAGTCactcctcttcccacccccttTAGGCCTCGACGCTTCAAACATCCCCGGGTTCCTCCTCTCACCTCTCGCCGAGGCCCCCTCTAGGCAGCAGCCTCAGCCCCTGGTGGAGATCCAGTCTCACTCACTTCCAGCAGCAGGTGCTCCCACatcgccccaccccaccctggctgcccgccccgccccgccccgctggTCCTCCAACTGCTGCTAACTCTCCCAGGGCGCCTCTTCCCGTAGCCTCCTGGGCCTTGGCCCAGAGCTGTGGTTCATGGTTCTCCCGCCGGGCCTGGGAAGCTCTGTGACTAGAGCCTTGGAAGGTTGGGATCTTGGGAAGTGGAAGCCGCAGGGGAGCTCTGTGAGTCCTGGGAACGTCGGAGGATCCTGGTGGCCCTGCTCCGCCCACCTGCCTTGCCCTCAGCAGCCACAGGGTGGCGCCTGGAGTCTCTTCTCCCAGCTCCAGCCCTTCCAGCTTGGCTGGGAATGGCCACAGGCCTGCGCTCCCGAACCGGCTCCCAGAGCCAGGGCTGATTTGAATGAGTGGCTGCCTTTCTCTGGTCTGTCCAGGGTGGGAGGTCAGTTGGATGGGAACAATTCGACCATAGTCCGCTGCTTCCTTCCAGCTTCTTTCTTGAAAGCAGCAGGCAGGGCCCACCCGTCTGTCAGTCAGACGAGAAGGAGGTGGCATTTGTGGGGAAGGCATCCCTCCAGCCCCTACTCTAGAGACTGTGGGCTCATGGTGGGGTAGAGGGGACCAAATTCCTTAAGCCCCGGGAGCAAGCTCCATGTACTTTCTTTCCTGTGACAGCTAAAACCTGGCAAAGAAGATAAGCTTTTCAGGAAAAAGGTActgtcttcccctccctccctatACCCCAGGCCAGAGTGGCCAGAGCTGCCTGGGCCACAGTCCCACGGCAGGGGTGGGAGGCCTTGGGCGGGCGCAGCCCTGAGCCCTGGAGGCTGacctgctctccctccccccttccacacTCAGCGGCGCTCCTGGAAGAACGCGGAGGACCGGATCGCACTGGCCAACAAGCCCCTCCGGCGCTTCAAGCAGGAACCAGAGGACGATCTACCCGAGGCGCCCCCCAAAGCCAGGGAGAGCGACCACTCTCGCTCCAGCTCGCCCACGGCTGGGCCCAGCACCGAGGGGGCCGAGGGGccggaggagaagaagaaggtgAAGATGCGCCGGAAACGGCGGCTTCCCAACAAGGAGCTGAGCAAGGAGCTGAGCAAGGAGCTCAACCACGAGATCCAAAAGACGGAGAGCAGCCTGGCCAACGAGAACCACCAGCCCATCAAGTCGGAGCCCGAGAGCGAGAACGAGGAGCCCAAGCGGCCCCTGGGCCTCTGCGACCGCCCCCACCGCTTCAGCAAGGGGCTCAACGGCACCCCCCGGGAGCTACGACACCAGCTGGGGCCTGGCCTGCGCAGCCCACCCCGCGTCATCTCCCGGCCCCCGCCCTCCGTGTCCCCGCCCAAGTGCATCCAGATGGAGCGCCATGTGATCCGGCCACCCCCCATCAGCCCCCCGCCCGACTCGCTGCCCCTGGATGATGGGGCGGCCCATGTCATGCACAGGGAGGTGTGGATGGCCGTCTTCAGCTACCTCAGCCACCAAGACCTGTGTGTCTGCATGCGGGTCTGCAGGACCTGGAACCGCTGGTGAGGGGCAGCCCCGCGTCGGGCACTAGGTTAAGGCTCAGGCTGCACTGGGGATGGCCTGTGCATGGCATGTCCCCACTGGAGTCTCTCGTGATACTCTTTCCTTCTAAGCCCCAGTGCTGCTTAATTGTGCTCTGTAGAGTTCCTGGTGGCTCTTGTGGTCCCCTCAGTCTGGTCTTGGAGGAGGAGACCCTGTTTCGCTTCCTGATTTAGCTCCCTGGAAGGTGAATTAAGGACCAAACGGGTCTTCGTGTTCAGAGAGTTAGCCTAGGTGAGGAGCGCAGGTGTCTGTTactgactgtaatcccagctggaTATTTACAAGCCTTTTGGCCTCGGCTGTTCTTGACCCTCGTGTGCACAGGCGTGAGGTGTGGGCAGGACGGGTGCCAAACAGGGGTCCCGAGGGCTGAGTTAAGGAGCCGCCTCAAGGTTGGTAGGTGGGGGCAGTTACCACTGCTGTGCAGGGGCTCCCAAAGTGAGCTCCCTCTGATGATGTCCCCTGCTGGGCCCATTCCCAGGTGCTGCGATAAGCGGTTGTGGACCCGCATTGACTTGAACCACTGCAAGTCCATCACGCCCCTGATGCTGAGCGGCATCATCCGGCGGCAGCCCGTCTCCCTCGACCTCAGCTGGACCAACATCTCCAAGAAGCAGCTGAGCTGGCTCATCAACCGCTTGCCTGGTCAGCCCTGGGCCAGGGACCCCCACTGTACAGTGGTGGTGGTTGGGGGCCCATCACCTGACCACACCCTTTTCTCTGTCCCACAGGGCTCCGGGACTTGGTGCTGTCGGGCTGCTCATGGATTGCAGTCTCGGCCCTCTGTAGCTCCAGTTGTCCTTTGCTCCGGACCCTGGATGTCCAGTGGGTGGAAGGACTAAAGGATGCCCAGATGCGGGATCTCCTGTCCCCACCCACGGATAATAGGCCAGGTGTGTTGTCAGGCTGGAGCTGTGCCCAAGGGGGTTGTGTGGGTAGGGTGATGGAGCTGCGCTGTTGGATCTGGATTTGACCACACACCCCAGCTGGTACGTCAGGCCTCATCCCCTCCCTGGAGGACACAGGGATGAGTCCCTGCTGCTCCGTGCTCAGTGAGCTTCAGGCACAGAGTGGATCCAGGACAAGGCAGAGGCTCTTTCGCACATGGAGACTCTACTCCTGGGGGCTCTGCGTGCATCTGGCTGCTTCGCTGTCAGCTTGTCCTTCATTGGCTTCAAGCCTCCACAACTGTTGGAGTCAGGGTCAACTGTCACTAGACTGGGTCCATGGTCCTCACCAGTAGTTAAATGAGCAGGCCGTAGAGACCTACTATTGGCCTATTACTGCTGCATAGAATATGACTCAGTGTTTCCagattttctgctttttcaaGAGAATATAGAAATCTAAATTCTAATGTGgaatcttctaatttttaaatgttacagttCTGATATTGAGGAGGAACACTTGTGACTAAATGCAATCCGGGTGTCACATCTGGCTGGTAGGCCTTTTAGAGTGTCATTTCAGCATGACCAGATCACCTACGTCAGATTGACGGGTtgccctctccttccctgcccctccaggtCAGATGGACAATCGGAGCAAGCTCCGGAACATTGTAGAGCTGCGCCTGGCAGGCTTGGACATCACGGATGCCTCCTTGAGACTCATCATCCGCCACATGCCCCTGCTGTCCAAGCTCCACCTGAGTTACTGTAACCACGTCACCGACCAGTCCATCAACCTGCTCACTGCTGTTGGCACCACCACCCGAGACTCCTTAACTGAGATCAACTTGTCAGGTGAGTCAGgaaaaggagggggaaaggatgcaacaatagTAAACTGCAACGCAggtttgctattttaaaatgtggtggtCAACACTGGAAGACAGAGCCCAAGAGTTTAATGTGCTGCCTCAGGTGGtgtggggcagggcggggcagaaGGCCGCCCTGAGCACCCAATCAATATGGCTATGATGACATAGGGTCTGCCCAGCACCCTGTAGGAAGGTCCAGGAGGTTCACATTTGTTGAAACTATTTGTGTGCCCACACTTATGTGGTTGCAATGCTGAGTGCTAGGACATGCCAACAAACTAGACAGGTAGCCCAGTCTAGAAGGGAAACACACACTAACAAAGAAGTTACTATTGGATTTATAATGATTGCTACCAAAAAATAGTGCTAATGGCAATGGTAGCACCCAGGGAGCAGGGCTGCGACCCATAATGAACGAGCAGGCGGAAgcttgttttctgtctctgctgTCATCCGTTATGTGTACCCCTTGTGACCCTGCTATCAAGGGGCCTGTtgttggagagaaaaagaaaaccctacaGTTGGTTCCATTGTCGTTCTGTGTCACACACGCTGCAGGAGCCGAGCTTGCCCGCTCGCTAGGGGCGGGAGTTGGTTCTGAAGGACTTGGGGCTCCACTGTCCGGTGAGGCTGACGTAGGCAGTGCCGCCCGTTCTTAGCTCGGCTAACCCAGTTTGGATGGGAAGCTTAGGATGGTCTGGATTGGGGGTGTCAGGTTTGGATGAGACCCCAAAAATAGAAGAACAGAAACAAACTTTAGGGGTTTTTCACCCTGGAAATTACCAAGTACTAAAAGGACACCGTCACCTcattgattttacattttaacacAGTGCTGTCGTGATGCTTTGCTGCATCAAGATTCACGTGCTCTTGAGGTGTTTGCCTCTCCGTGCGTCCCACATTCAGCCTAAAACGGCCTTTGTCAGCCATGCCACATACCAGGTAGAGGGGAGGTTTGAATGGGACGGACCTAGTCCCTAGGAAGCCGTTCCTCCTCTTCGTGAAGTTTTGGTGCTAGGATTGTCTCACCCgatggaggaaaaggaaagagctgTAGTGCAGTGAGGCTTCACCACAGTGACACTTGCGCAAGGCTCAGTGCCTGAGCTGAAACTGGCGGTGGAGCCACCCTTGGAAGAACGGCTCAAGAGGCATCTTGTTTTAAGCTGTTGATATTACATGAACTCTTTTTGTTACATTCCAGTTTAGCTATTGTGGATGCGTAGCAGAGATCTCGGTATAAACCCCCACTCCTGCAGTGaagtccgtgtgtgtgtgtgtgtgtgtgtgtgtgtcacccGCACACGAGAATCatcttttgcattttgttttccaCGATAGATTGAGGTCATCCTTTTGTCTCAGCACATACAGCTCTCTGTGTTCTTGCTAATAATGGCTGTTAAGTATATTAAGGCACATCTGTATACCTGatcttttctagatttttttaaaaaaatttcccctCCCATCAGTGTACCTAGTTGAGTTAATGATACAGTAAGTCTGTGCCACAAAATAGATGACAGGTGACATGCTTCAAAATCCCTAAACTTGTTTGGAGGGTCTGTTCTCGGGACAAGTGAAGAAGTTGCAGTTCTAGCAACTATTGTTACTCGGGCTGAGTCATCATAGCCATATTTATTGGGTGCTCAGGGCGGCCttctgccccgccctgccccacaCCACCTGAGGCAGCACATTAAACTCTTGAGCTCTGTCTTCCAGTGTTGaccaccacattttaaaatagcaaaccTGCGTTGCAGTTTActattgttgcatcctttccctctcctttttttctccctccatctttctcatttttggtTAAGTCACTATTATTTACCATATCCTGACCATGTAATTATATCGGTCACAGTTGAGCCAGATAGTGTGTTATGACATGTTTGCTCTTTTGctagagtttttgttttgctagagttaattttttgtttgcttaggTTCTAAGCATGCTATATAACAGGACTGCatactctcccctcccccccaaattcaCCAGTCCCCTAACCAGTTTTTGTAGCCCTGGCCTTCTCCTGTTTTCTCCTTCCGGACTGCTGCTCCCATCTGGACTGGCCGCCTCTGCCTGCTGGGCCGCCACCACCACCCTGGAGCTTTTCTCCCATTGCCATCCTGGAATTCCCTTGGTCTCTGTCTTGCCCTGGGCACTCTCATTTGATCTTGTATGTTTCTTGGTGTACTCTTACATTCGATGGAAGACATCTAGACCTTGTatgtctttgaaaatgtttttattataccCCCACATTTAGTTGATATTTCATTTGGGTACAGAAAGCCAGTTTGTGAACCATGTTGCTTCAGACAGTGAGAGGTACTGCTCCACTGTCTTCTGCCTTCCAGAGGTGAAGTCCAAAACCATTTGATTGTTCATCTGTTAGggaatcttttccttttccctctcctgGCGAGAGTGCAATGGCTGTTCAcggtaaccttgaattcctgggctcaagcagtcctcttgcctcagcctcaagaatagctgggactacaggcatgcgccaccacacccagctaatgccCTTCTATTTTCCATATCTGTGTCTTTTTGCTCTCATTTCTGGGAGTTTTTGCCCCACTTTATCCTATAATTCATAGtgtgagtttttcatttcttatgttatgcaggttgaaccatatgaaattcctgttttgttttaagagacagagtcttgctctgttgcccagactggagtgcaccGGTGCAAtcacaggtcactgcaacctccagtTCCAGGGCTCAGGTAgtcccgcctcagcttcctgggtagctgccactataggcatgtgccaccatgtgcgggtaattcttaaattttttatagaatcagaatcttactatattgcccaggctggtcttgaactcctaggctcaagcgatcttctgcctcagcctccccagtagctgggaccacagggggCCAGAACTATTTCATCATTCCACGCAGAAACTCTGTATCCCTTAATAGTAACTCATTTCCCCTTGCCCCCAGCTCCTGGAACCACTATTCCACTTTCAGTTCctaagagtttttttgtttttgtttttgttttttttgagacagagtctcactttgttgcctaggctagagtgagtgccatggcgtcagcctagctcacagcaacctcaaactcctgggctcaagtgatcctcctgcctcagcctcccgagtagctgggactacaggcatgtgccaccatgcccggctaattttttctatgtatattagttggccaattaatttcttttttatttatagtagagacaaggtctcgctcttgctcaggctggtttcgaactcctgacctcgagcagtccgcccgcctcgacctcccagagtgctaggattacaggcgtgagccaccgcacccggcctagtttctaagagttttaacatttcgatacctcatataagtggaatcatacagtctttttgtgactggcttttttttttttttttttctttttttggagacagagtctcactctgttgcccgggctagagtgccatggcatcagcctagctcacagcaacctcaaactcctgggctcaagccatcctactgcctcagcctcccaagtagctgggactacaggcatgtgccaccatgcccagctagttttttctatatatatttttagttggccaattaatttctttctatttttagtggagacgaggtctccctcttgctcagactggtttcgaactcctgaccttgagtgatccacccgccttggcctcccagagtgctaggattataggcaggagccaccacacctggtcagaatttcctttctttttaaggctgaataaataTTCTGTTGCATGTACATACCAcattggtttatccat from Microcebus murinus isolate Inina chromosome 22, M.murinus_Inina_mat1.0, whole genome shotgun sequence encodes:
- the KDM2B gene encoding lysine-specific demethylase 2B isoform X4 → MAMSVSAEDDDYESEPDQNRAVGRPKGKLGPASAVKLAANRTTAGARRRRTRCRKCEACLRTECGECHFCKDMKKFGGPGRMKQSCIMRQCIAPVLPHTAVCLVCGEAGKEDTVEEEEGKFNLMLMECSICNEIIHPGCLKIKESEGVVNDELPNCWECPKCNHAGKTGKQKRGPGFKYASNLPGSLLKEQKMNRDIKDGQEPAKRRGECEEAPRRRSDEHPKKVPPDGILRRKSDDVHLRRKRKYEKPQELSGRKRASTLQTSPGSSSHLSPRPPLGSSLSPWWRSSLTHFQQQLKPGKEDKLFRKKRRSWKNAEDRIALANKPLRRFKQEPEDDLPEAPPKARESDHSRSSSPTAGPSTEGAEGPEEKKKVKMRRKRRLPNKELSKELSKELNHEIQKTESSLANENHQPIKSEPESENEEPKRPLGLCDRPHRFSKGLNGTPRELRHQLGPGLRSPPRVISRPPPSVSPPKCIQMERHVIRPPPISPPPDSLPLDDGAAHVMHREVWMAVFSYLSHQDLCVCMRVCRTWNRWCCDKRLWTRIDLNHCKSITPLMLSGIIRRQPVSLDLSWTNISKKQLSWLINRLPGLRDLVLSGCSWIAVSALCSSSCPLLRTLDVQWVEGLKDAQMRDLLSPPTDNRPGQMDNRSKLRNIVELRLAGLDITDASLRLIIRHMPLLSKLHLSYCNHVTDQSINLLTAVGTTTRDSLTEINLSDCNKVTDQCLSFFKRCGNICHIDLRYCKQVTKAGCEQFIAEMSVSVQFGQVEEKLLQKLS
- the KDM2B gene encoding lysine-specific demethylase 2B isoform X3 encodes the protein MSVKGCFTDFHIDFGGTSVWYHVFRGGKIFWLIPPTLHNLALYEEWVLSGKQSDIFLGDRVERCQRIELKQGYTFFIPSGWIHAVYTPVDSLVFGGNILHSFNVPMQLRIYEIEDRTRVQPKFRYPFYYEMCWYVLERYAYCVTQRSYLTQEYQRESMLVDAPRKPSVDGFSSDSWLEMEEESCEQQPQEEEEEQEEEEGEGADKAPKPPADGPVSPTSTPSEDQEAPGKKPKAPALRFLKRTLSNESEESVKSTAMPVDYPKTPTGSPATEVAAKWTHLTEFELKGLKALVEKLESLPENKKCVPEGIEDPQALLEGVKNVLKEHADDDPSLAITGVPVVTWPKKTPKNRAVGRPKGKLGPASAVKLAANRTTAGARRRRTRCRKCEACLRTECGECHFCKDMKKFGGPGRMKQSCIMRQCIAPVLPHTAVCLVCGEAGKEDTVEEEEGKFNLMLMECSICNEIIHPGCLKIKESEGVVNDELPNCWECPKCNHAGKTGKQKRGPGFKYASNLPGSLLKEQKMNRDIKDGQEPAKRRGECEEAPRRRSDEHPKKVPPDGILRRKSDDVHLRRKRKYEKPQELSGRKRASTLQTSPGSSSHLSPRPPLGSSLSPWWRSSLTHFQQQLKPGKEDKLFRKKRRSWKNAEDRIALANKPLRRFKQEPEDDLPEAPPKARESDHSRSSSPTAGPSTEGAEGPEEKKKVKMRRKRRLPNKELSKELSKELNHEIQKTESSLANENHQPIKSEPESENEEPKRPLGLCDRPHRFSKGLNGTPRELRHQLGPGLRSPPRVISRPPPSVSPPKCIQMERHVIRPPPISPPPDSLPLDDGAAHVMHREVWMAVFSYLSHQDLCVCMRVCRTWNRWCCDKRLWTRIDLNHCKSITPLMLSGIIRRQPVSLDLSWTNISKKQLSWLINRLPGLRDLVLSGCSWIAVSALCSSSCPLLRTLDVQWVEGLKDAQMRDLLSPPTDNRPGQMDNRSKLRNIVELRLAGLDITDASLRLIIRHMPLLSKLHLSYCNHVTDQSINLLTAVGTTTRDSLTEINLSDCNKVTDQCLSFFKRCGNICHIDLRYCKQVTKAGCEQFIAEMSVSVQFGQVEEKLLQKLS